ATGACGGCTGACCTGTCGGGAAGCCCTTTTGATGCGAGCTTCTCAGGTAATTCCGCCAGGGCAACCGCAAGGGTTGCCCCTACGTGTGCCTGTTTCGTCGGTCAGGCTCTCACGCTCAGAGCTTTTCCAGAACCTTGTCGATCTGTCCCTGATAATACTCTGCGTTGGCAGGGTTGAGCTGGATGAGCGATGTATAGACCTTAATGGCTTTTTTGTACGCACCCTGCTGGATGAAGAGGTTTGCCAGCGATTCGGTCGGTACAGGAATCGACGCGTCGTCGGGAAAGGGTTGCTTCTGCTCGATGATGGGAGTGGGGTCGTAGGATTCGGTGGCGCCGGGCGCGGAGAAGGCTGACAGTGCGGCGGAGAGCTGTTCGAGCTCTTCGGTGATGGCGTCGATGACCGGCGCGGGCTCCGGTTCCGGGTGCTGTGCTTCCAACGTCTTGACCTCGATCAGCTCCTGCCAGGCGACCTGGTTCGACGGTGCGATGCGGCAGCAATGAGTCAGATGCCGGGCTGCGTCACTATAGCGTTTCAGCCCCCGGGACGCACGCGCAAAAAGCAGATGGAGTACGTACGATTCAGGAAACCACCCATCCATCTCGGTCAGCTTGTCGAGAGCCGACTGGAACGCGCCGCGACTGATATCCAGAGAAACGTCGGCAAAGATGAGATGCGGGTCGCTGCTGATCATACCGCGTTTTGGATCCAGTGGGTTGGCTGGAGGTGAAGGGGACTTTTTTCCTGAGCTCAAATTTTAGGGTTTATCGCACGCTTTTCCAAAGCCAAAAGCAGCAATCTGGAGATCAGTTCGTCGAACTCGACGCCCGAGGCGGACATCAGCATCGGGTACATGCTGATATCGGTGAATCCCGGGATGGTGTTGATTTCGTTCAGGATGATGCGATTCGTGCCATGCTCGACGAAGAAATCGACCCGTGCCATCCCACTGCACCCGAGTGCCTTGAACACGGTCAACGCAGCGTTGCGAACCGCCGCTGATACCTCGCCCGGAAGGTCGGCTGGAATGACAAGCTTCGCGTCGCTTTTGACATACTTGTCCTCGAAGTCATAAAAATCGCTGCCGGGAATGATTTCGCCAGGCACGGAGGCGATCGGATCGTCGTTGCCGAGCACGGCGACCTCCACTTCACGGCCCGTGATGGTCTCTTCTACCAGCACCTTGGCGTCCAGTGCGCATGCCTTGTCGAGCGCCGGGCGGAGTTCGGCAGCGTTATGCACCTTCGAGATGCCGACCGACGAGCCGAGGTTTGCGGGTTTGACGAAAACCGGGAAAGCAAAGCGTTCCGTTACAGCGTTGCAGATTGCTTGGGGATCAGCGGCGTAGTCGGCGCTCGTTACTGACATGAAGCCCGCGACTTCGACGCCTGCGTCTGCCGCACACAGTTTGGTCAGCGCCTTGTCCATCGACAGCGCCGAAGAGGTCAGGCCGCAACCGGCATAGGGAATGTCGAAGGTGTCGAGGCAGCCCTGGATTTTTCCGTCCTCTCCGTACGAGCCATGCAGCGTCAGGAACGCCACGTCGATGGAGTCGAAAAATGCCGTCAGGTCGAAGCGTTTGCCTTCATCGAATGAAGTGATTTCGTCGAGCCGCTCGAAGACCTCATCCTGCCCCCCGTTCCTGAGCAGCACTGCGACGTCGAGCGCAAGGATTCGCTTGGCGCACGCGCCGCCATGCCAGTGGCCGCCACGGTCGATATACAGCGGCGTGATGTCGTAGCGGCTATGGTCGATATGGCTGGCCACAGCCCTTGCCGAGATGATCGAAATGATGTGTTCTACCGATTTTCCTCCGAAGAAGAGCGCGACAGTTTGCTTGGGCATGGCAGTGTTGGGTGAGTTTGAACGGGTCAGAGTTCGAGGCGTTGGTGTTCGACGCTGATGCAACGGTTCTGGACGACATCGAGTCCGGCATTGCGCGCCTTTTCGGCGGCGGCTTCGTTGGTGATGCCGAGCTGCATCCAGACCACTTTCGCGCCGATGGCGATGGCTTCGTCGACGATGGGCGGCACATCCTGCGGTTTGCGGAAAATGACGACAATTTCGATCAGCCGGCTTTTTTCAGCCGGGATGGCCAAAAGGGAAGGCCAGCATTCGAGCCCGAGCACTGTGCTGATTGACGGATTGACCGGATAAATCGTATAACCCTCGTGCATCAGATGCCGCGCAATCGCATGGCTTGGCCGGTCGTGCTTGTCTGAAAGCCCGACGATGGCGATGTGCCGGTAGTTGGTGAGTATCGATTTGATGTCCATTACTAAGATGAAAGAGTTTCAATCAGTCCGCTGGAAAGCCGCTGTTCCTGATGAAAATACCGGTCTGGTAGCAGACTCACAACCGGTTGTGGGAAAAAACAAAAGCCGAGGCTTGTAGCTGCCTCGGCAGGGCAACATTTTCTTCTAGATGTCCAGGTCATTAGATTTGAATCTTAATGACCACAATCAACGCGACCAGGGTTGCAAGAAGCAAAATGATGTTCGTCATATTTATATTATCTGCCTAGTGGTTATTGGGAATCGAGCAGCGAAAAGAGCCTCACCTCTTTTCGCTGCTTTTATTTTGGGTAAAAGGAAGCGATGCATAAAGTCGGTTTGTCGAATGAAAGGATGTGATACAATGGCTTATTTTTGGTTAAGTTATTGATAAATAATGGTTTGTTGTTGAAGTGTTTTTCTTGGGGGAGTTGTGCGGTAGGATGTCGGCCAGAATGCTGACTAAATTCTGCAAAAGTTGATTGATGATGCCGATTTCATCACTTCTGCTATCATAAATCCCTTTTTCTCTCATCCATCCAGTTGATTCTCATGCAGCCGGTCGCTTCTGTTGGTAATCCGCCCTTTTCTTCTTCTGTCTTTTCATACGGTACAACCACTTACGACTAAACAAATCCCGGTAGGCGTCACGGATTTGTAACCATGATTTTCTTTCCTGTAACACTTCCTCAATGAGCCGGTAATAGCCGCTCGGTAACTTTGAATCGTATTAATCGAGGGGAGTTCCGAACGCGTTTTCGGGATGGTAAACAGCCCGATCCCTCTCGTCATTTCCAGCACATCAACCGTTACAACTTACAGGGAGATCCTATGCCAAAGAACAAACATATCTCGCTGCTCAATGAGAGCGTGAATGGTAAAGGCAATCATAACTCGCTGCTCAATGCCAGCGTGGACGGTCTCGGCAATGTCGTGACCCTCTATTTTTCAGAAAAACTCGATGCGTCGAGCCTTCCGGCGCTCAAGCAGTTTACCGTTCTCAGCGATGATGAAAAACAGACGATCACGGGAGTTGAGGTGGTCAACAACCAGGTTGTCCTGACCTTGGCGTCACCCATCGACAGCTCGATGCAGCTCACGGTTTCGTATACCGCAAAGCCGCATACTCTTGAGAAGCTCGATGGTCACAAGGTGGTCTCCTTTCAAAATGCCGAGGTTGAAAACCATCTTTCGCTGACCCCATCGGAGAGCGAGTCCTTTGAGTTCGCCTCGACAATCCAGATGGATTTCGGCGCTGAGATTTCGGCGTTCGATGCCGACAGCGGACGTCTGTTCGTGACCTCTCCCGAAGACGGCCTTCAGGTTGTCAGCATCGACGGTCAGTTGCAGATGACCAAGATTGGCACCATCGACCTCGGCAGCAACGTGGTCAACAGCGTCTCCGTCAGCCACGGCATCGTCGCGGTTGCGGTCGCCAATGCGGACAAAACGTTGCCGGGTACGGTCTACTTCCTCGATGCAGATGCGGACACAATTGATGCTTCGATGATTCTCGGCAGCGTCACGGTCGGCGCGAATCCTGACATGCTGACCTTCACACCCGATGGCACCAAGGTGCTCGTGGCCAACGAGGGCGAAATGGCGAGCGTGGATAATGATCCCGAAGGCTCGGTGAGCATCATCGACCTCAGCGCCGGAGTAGAATTTGCGACCGTCGCAACCGCCGGATTCGGCGCGTTCAACGACCAGATCGATGCGCTCAAAGAGTCTGGCGTCAGGCTCTTTGCCGGTGAGGAGGGCTTTGAAAGCACGACGGTCGCCCAAGACCTCGAACCAGAATACATCAGCATCTCTCCCGACGGCACAACGGCGTTCGTGACGCTTCAGGAGAACAACGCTATCGCCATTCTCGCCATCGCTTCGGGTGAGTTCACCGACATCGTGCCGCTTGGGTTGAAGAGCTTCTCCAGCCTGCCGTTCGACGGTAGCGACAAGGATGGCATCGATCTCGAAACTGGCCTTCCTGTTTACGGTCAGTACATGCCGGACGCCATTGCGTCGTTTACCGGCGCGGACGGTCACGCCTACTATGTGATCGCGAACGAAGGCGATGACCGCGACGATTTTCTGGACACGCCGGAGAGCGC
This portion of the Chlorobaculum parvum NCIB 8327 genome encodes:
- a CDS encoding CoA-binding protein, producing MDIKSILTNYRHIAIVGLSDKHDRPSHAIARHLMHEGYTIYPVNPSISTVLGLECWPSLLAIPAEKSRLIEIVVIFRKPQDVPPIVDEAIAIGAKVVWMQLGITNEAAAEKARNAGLDVVQNRCISVEHQRLEL
- a CDS encoding D-alanine--D-alanine ligase family protein encodes the protein MPKQTVALFFGGKSVEHIISIISARAVASHIDHSRYDITPLYIDRGGHWHGGACAKRILALDVAVLLRNGGQDEVFERLDEITSFDEGKRFDLTAFFDSIDVAFLTLHGSYGEDGKIQGCLDTFDIPYAGCGLTSSALSMDKALTKLCAADAGVEVAGFMSVTSADYAADPQAICNAVTERFAFPVFVKPANLGSSVGISKVHNAAELRPALDKACALDAKVLVEETITGREVEVAVLGNDDPIASVPGEIIPGSDFYDFEDKYVKSDAKLVIPADLPGEVSAAVRNAALTVFKALGCSGMARVDFFVEHGTNRIILNEINTIPGFTDISMYPMLMSASGVEFDELISRLLLLALEKRAINPKI
- a CDS encoding tetratricopeptide repeat protein, which codes for MISSDPHLIFADVSLDISRGAFQSALDKLTEMDGWFPESYVLHLLFARASRGLKRYSDAARHLTHCCRIAPSNQVAWQELIEVKTLEAQHPEPEPAPVIDAITEELEQLSAALSAFSAPGATESYDPTPIIEQKQPFPDDASIPVPTESLANLFIQQGAYKKAIKVYTSLIQLNPANAEYYQGQIDKVLEKL